The proteins below come from a single Juglans regia cultivar Chandler chromosome 12, Walnut 2.0, whole genome shotgun sequence genomic window:
- the LOC109004696 gene encoding cation/H(+) antiporter 15-like produces the protein MENIVLETLAAIGEVYFNFLIAVKVDVSRVLSTNKKAWSIGATSFALPFSILFLLMVGCINYIGGVTRTIFCFGMSTFISTSYIPAVANALEELNLVTSEFGLLASSCAFVHSLILWSLMPVALVLTQKTHDKSIAAALSLFALALFTFFVVRPTIFWMVKKTPQGEPVREVFVVLTLVGVLVMGCLTNILGLSLSLGAVLFGCIIPEGPPLASILVEKSETFVSDILMPLWYFRVGIEMDVHSIYNWKAFVIFHCILLVAYFAKFVGVLLASLSFKIRPRHAALLGLIMNCKGAIDVMVFLRWKISKHVLDDQSFFVLVSSTLAVTAFVTPLVEIFYKPQTLHECAYNNPSNNPQGLIRAIQSTPRNSKFQIICCIHNEENVRSIITLLEASNPTEARPICVYVIQLMDILGRAVPLVIPYNKHNLRQFKWLLTSTSFSFDHIMQAFTNYSENSIGRITIHPFTIIAPYQNMHENISKLAQDNLVPLIIVPHHENQRATQGNRVASAIQVLNTNLQKHAPCTVGVLVDRHFRNSSSGHFSYDVAIIFIGGRDDREALAYAAQMSHHPNVSITVIRVISLTNKKDHDENDSEYVRMERMMDEDVYDGFKMENIGNACVVCWEIMVDHILSVVDPIRSSGRHYDLVMVGQRHFEVDNFDDKEMPAFATNDDLGVVGDIIYASFNLYGGWSSLLVLKHCGDYV, from the exons ATGGAGAATATAGTGTTAGAGACTCTAGCCGCAATTGGGGAAGTGTATTTCAACTTTCTTATTGCAGTGAAAGTGGATGTGTCAAGGGTTTTAAGTACGAATAAGAAGGCATGGAGCATTGGTGCAACAAGCTTCGCGCTTCCTTTTTCCATTCTCTTTTTACTCATGGTCGGGTGTATAAACTACATTGGTGGAGTGACACGGACCATTTTCTGTTTTGGTATGTCCACTTTTATATCTACATCCTATATCCCAGCGGTTGCCAATGCCTTAGAAGAACTCAACCTCGTAACTTCTGAGTTCGGCCTACTTGCCTCTTCCTGCGCATTCGTCCATTCTCTCATCCTATGGTCCTTGATGCCCGTCGCCCTAGTCTTAACCCAAAAAACCCATGACAAATCAATCGCCGCAGCTCTTTCCCTTTTTGCTTTGGCACTCTTCACATTCTTTGTGGTCCGTCCGACAATATTTTGGATGGTCAAGAAAACACCACAAGGGGAACCCGTTCGTGAAGTCTTTGTTGTATTAACACTAGTTGGAGTTTTAGTCATGGGATGTCTCACTAACATTTTGGGCCTCAGTTTATCTCTTGGCGCTGTACTGTTTGGGTGTATAATACCTGAGGGACCGCCTCTGGCTTCCATTTTAGTAGAGAAGTCAGAGACGTTTGTGTCTGATATCCTGATGCCATTATGGTATTTTCGTGTTGGCATAGAAATGGATGTGCATTCCATTTATAATTGGAAGGCCTTTGTCATTTTCCATTGTATCCTTTTGGTAGCATACTTTGCCAAGTTTGTGGGAGTGCTGCTAGCTTCACTGTCATTCAAAATTAGACCAAGACATGCCGCCCTACTCGGTCTAATTATGAATTGTAAGGGCGCAATAGATGTCATGGTTTTTCTCCGATGGAAGATTAGCAAG CATGTACTAGATGACCAATCTTTTTTTGTATTGGTGTCGTCCACGTTGGCCGTGACCGCATTTGTAACACCATTGGTAGAAATCTTTTACAAGCCTCAAACGTTACATGAATGTGCTTATAATAATCCCTCAAACAACCCCCAAGGCTTGATCAGAGCAATCCAAAGCACACCGCGTAACtcaaagtttcagatcatttgtTGTATCCACAATGAGGAAAACGTGCGCAGCATCATCACCCTCCTCGAGGCCTCCAACCCTACTGAAGCCAGACCTATCTGTGTCTACGTAATCCAGCTTATGGACATCCTCGGTCGAGCCGTTCCACTTGTTATCCCTTACAATAAACATAACCTGAGGCAGTTTAAGTGGCTCCTCACCAGTACCTCCTTCAGCTTCGATCACATTATGCAAGCCTTCACGAACTACTCTGAAAACTCCATTGGTCGTATTACCATCCATCCCTTCACCATCATCGCCCCTTACCAGAACATGCACGAAAACATTTCAAAACTGGCTCAAGACAATCTAGTCCCTCTCATTATAGTTCCCCACCATGAGAACCAGAGGGCTACACAAGGTAACCGAGTCGCTAGCGCAATACAGGTTCTCAATACTAATTTACAAAAACATGCCCCTTGCACCGTGGGTGTTCTGGTTGATCGACACTTCCGTAACAGTAGCTCTGGCCACTTTTCTTACGACGTTGCTATAATTTTCATCGGCGGAAGGGATGATCGCGAGGCCCTCGCATATGCGGCTCAAATGTCGCACCATCCAAATGTGAGTATCACTGTGATACGTGTTATCTCACTTACAAATAAGAAAGACCATGACGAGAACGATTCCGAGTACGTAAGGATGGAGAGGATGATGGACGAAGATGTGTACGACGGATTCAAGATGGAGAACATTGGCAATGCGTGCGTGGTTTGTTGGGAGATTATGGTGGACCATATTTTGAGTGTGGTGGACCCAATTCGTTCTTCAGGCAGACATTACGACCTTGTGATGGTGGGGCAACGGCACTTTGAGGTAGATAATTTTGACGACAAAGAAATGCCTGCGTTTGCGACCAATGATGATTTGGGAGTGGTGGGCGATATTATATATGCTTCGTTCAACTTGTATGGGGGTTGGTCGTCTTTATTGGTGCTTAAGCATTGTGGGGATTATGTATAa
- the LOC109004750 gene encoding laccase-12-like, protein MGALYNIFADSRASFFLFGLVLLFASAMSTLAHAKTHHHKFVVQATPVKRLCKTHNSITVNGQYPGPTLEVNNGDTLVVKVTNKARYNVTIHWHGIRQMRTAWADGPEFVTQCPIRPGGSYTYRFTIQGQEGTLWWHAHSSWLRATVYGALIIRPKEGDSYPFPKPKRETPILLGEWWDTNPIDVVREATRTGAAPNVSDAYTINGQPGDLYNCSSKGTYTVPIDSGETNLLRVINAALNQPLFFKVANHKLRVVGADASYTKPFTTSVLMLGPGQTTDVLINGDQPSGRYYIAARAYASAPNAPFDNTTTTAILEYKSAPCAAKNCAASKPVMTSLPAFNDTATVTAFSNSFRSPNKVEVPTEVDENLFFTIGLGLNKCPPHFRARRCQGPNGTRFAASMNNVSFVLPSNISILQAYQQGIPGVFTADFPANPPLKFDYTGNVSRSLWQPVPGTKGYKLKYGSRVQVVLQGTSIFTPENHPIHLHGYDFYIIAEGFGNFNPKTDTAKFNLVDPPLRNTASVPVNGWAVIRFVADNPGAWLLHCHLDVHINWGLAMVFLVDNGVGELQTIEHPPADLPLC, encoded by the exons ATGGGAGCCCTCTACAACATTTTTGCCGATTCTCGGGCCTCTTTCTTCCTGTTCGGTCTTGttcttctctttgcttcagcaaTGTCGACCTTGGCACATGCCAAAACTCATCACCACAAATTTGTC GTTCAAGCGACACCAGTGAAGAGGCTGTGCAAAACCCACAACAGCATCACGGTGAATGGGCAGTATCCCGGTCCAACTTTGGAAGTCAATAATGGCGACACTTTGGTTGTTAAAGTCACTAACAAAGCTCGATACAATGTCACCATTCACTG GCATGGCATTCGGCAAATGAGGACAGCATGGGCAGACGGGCCAGAATTCGTGACCCAGTGCCCGATTCGGCCAGGAGGGAGTTACACGTATCGTTTCACTATTCAAGGACAAGAAGGAACATTGTGGTGGCATGCTCATAGCTCATGGCTTAGAGCCACCGTTTATGGAGCTCTGATTATTCGACCTAAAGAAGGAGATTCCTACCCATTCCCTAAGCCAAAGCGTGAAACACCCATTCTTCTTG GTGAATGGTGGGACACAAACCCCATTGACGTAGTGAGGGAGGCGACTCGGACAGGAGCAGCTCCAAACGTGTCAGATGCGTACACCATTAACGGTCAACCTGGCGATCTTTACAATTGCTCCAGCAAAG GTACTTACACAGTTCCAATAGACTCTGGCGAGACCAACCTCCTCCGTGTCATTAATGCCGCCCTGAACCAACCGCTATTCTTCAAGGTTGCAAATCACAAGCTCAGAGTTGTTGGCGCCGATGCCTCCTACACCAAACCATTCACTACCTCAGTCCTCATGCTAGGGCCTGGCCAAACCACAGATGTTTTGATCAATGGTGACCAGCCCTCGGGTCGATACTACATAGCTGCGCGTGCCTATGCCAGTGCCCCAAATGCACCTTTCGACAACACCACCACCACAGCCATTCTCGAGTACAAGTCCGCTCCTTGCGCTGCCAAAAACTGCGCAGCAAGCAAACCAGTTATGACAAGTCTACCGGCTTTCAATGACACGGCTACTGTCACTGCCTTCAGTAACAGTTTCAGAAGTCCCAATAAAGTGGAAGTCCCCACTGAAGTCGATGAGAACCTCTTCTTCACAATTGGTCTAGGACTCAATAAATGCCCACCACATTTCAGAGCCAGGCGGTGTCAGGGCCCTAATGGAACACGCTTCGCTGCCAGCATGAACAATGTGTCTTTTGTGCTCCCATCCAATATCTCTATACTTCAAGCTTATCAGCAAGGCATACCAGGAGTTTTCACTGCTGATTTTCCTGCAAACCCACCTCTAAAGTTTGATTATACGGGGAATGTCAGTCGCTCACTTTGGCAACCTGTTCCGGGGACTAAGGGGTACAAGTTGAAGTACGGGTCAAGGGTCCAGGTCGTGTTACAAGGCACCAGTATTTTCACCCCGGAAAACCACCCCATCCATCTTCACGGATACGATTTCTACATCATTGCGGAGGGGTTTGGAAATTTCAATCCCAAGACTGATACGGCCAAATTTAACCTTGTAGATCCACCTCTTAGGAACACAGCGTCAGTGCCAGTGAATGGATGGGCAGTCATTAGATTTGTCGCTGACAATCcag GTGCCTGGCTATTGCACTGTCACTTGGATGTTCACATCAACTGGGGTTTGGCCATGGTGTTCCTGGTAGACAACGGAGTTGGAGAATTGCAGACTATAGAGCATCCGCCGGCCGATCTGCCACTTTGTTAA
- the LOC109004751 gene encoding PRA1 family protein B3 has protein sequence MASPPTLPMSNPSQSSPSPIATPAFSAFLSRLSSSIRHGLSHRRPWSELVDRSSMARPDSLPEAYSRIRKNLSYFRVNYLTLLALVLALSLLSHPFSLAVLLSLFGAWAFLYVFRQSDQPLIVLGRTFSDRETLLGLSLLTVIVVFLTSVGSLLISALMIGFAIVCAHGAFRVPDDLFLDDQEPANSGFLSFLGGAAASAPAVTSRV, from the coding sequence ATGGCCTCCCCACCGACGCTCCCTATGTCGAACCCCTCGCAATCATCCCCGTCCCCAATTGCCACACCTGCCTTTAGCGCCTTCCTCTCACGGCTCTCGTCCTCCATCCGCCACGGGTTATCCCACCGACGCCCTTGGTCCGAGCTTGTCGACCGGAGCTCCATGGCTCGACCCGATTCACTCCCCGAGGCATACTCTCGGATCCGCAAGAACCTTTCCTACTTCCGCGTCAACTACTTAACCCTCCTCGCCCTCGTCCTCGCCCTTTCCCTGCTTTCCCACCCTTTCTCCCTCGCCGTTCTCCTCTCCCTCTTCGGGGCCTGGGCTTTCCTCTACGTCTTCCGACAATCCGATCAGCCTTTGATCGTTCTCGGCCGGACCTTCTCCGACCGGGAAACCCTTCTCGGcctgtcccttttgacagtCATCGTGGTCTTCCTCACCAGCGTCGGATCGCTTCTCATCTCGGCTTTGATGATCGGCTTCGCCATCGTTTGCGCACACGGTGCGTTTAGGGTTCCCGATGATCTCTTCCTCGATGACCAGGAGCCTGCCAATTCCGGATTCCTCTCCTTCCTCGGCGGCGCCGCTGCGTCCGCTCCAGCAGTTACCTCCCGCGTATGA
- the LOC109004752 gene encoding biotin carboxyl carrier protein of acetyl-CoA carboxylase, whose translation MESSAVLRSFHCSVGTTSQVRSLLERPSPVPIYNASWPIPSKSCSQGLTVSGKLVFSSTKQKGMVVLSAKTSEAMETSKFDDSVVKGSLEEKAPFSATFPNELEALVLEVCDETEVAELKLKVGDFEMHLKRNIGATKAPMSGISPVIPPPIPTKPMVESGPVVPSPSPSPSPPKASSPFTNVCEEKSSKLAALEASGSGYVLVSSPTVGSFRRGRTVKGKKQPPICKEGDLIKEGQVIGYLDQFGTELPVKSDKAGEVLKLLFDDGEAVGYGDPLIALLPSFHGIE comes from the exons ATGGAGTCCTCCGCTGTTCTCCGATCTTTTcact GTTCCGTAGGGACTACTTCACAGGTTCGCTCCTTACTTGAGAGGCCTAGTCCGGTACCTATATATAATGCCAGCTGGCCTATTCCAAGTAAATCGTGCAGCCAAGGATTGACAGTTAGTGGGAAGCTTGTTTTTTCATCTACAAAGCAGAAGGGAATGGTAGTACTATCTGCGAAGACGTCTGAAGCTATGGAAACATCTAAGTTTGATG ATAGTGTTGTCAAAGGCTCATTGGAGGAGAAAGCTCCATTCAGTGCTACTTTTCCTAATGAATTAGAG GCACTGGTACTAGAGGTCTGTGACGAGACAGAAGTTGCTGAGCTGAAACTAAAG GTTGGAGATTTTGAAATGCATCTGAAGCGGAACATTGGAGCCACAAAAGCTCCCATGTCTGGAATTTCACCGGTTATACCACCACCCATTCCAACTAAACCCATGGTTGAATCAGGACCAGTTGTcccatcaccatcaccatcaccatcaccacCAAAAGCTTCCAGTCCATTTACAAATGTTTGCGAAGAGAAGTCTTCAAAGTTAGCAGCCCTAGAAGCTTCTGGAAGTGGATATGTCTTAGTATCATCCCCAACG GTTGGGTCATTTAGAAGGGGCAGAACTGTGAAAGGGAAGAAGCAACCTCCTATTTGTAAAGAG GGTGATCTAATAAAGGAAGGACAAGTAATAGGATATTTGGATCAGTTTGGCACTGAACTTCCCGTGAAG TCAGATAAGGCTGGAGAAGTATTAAAGCTCCTTTTTGATGATGGAG AAGCTGTTGGTTACGGAGACCCTCTCATTGCTCTCTTGCCATCGTTTCATGGCATCGAGTGA